The Roseomonas haemaphysalidis genome segment CGGGCGGGGTTCGCCGGATCTTCCTCGACACCCTCTTCCAGGGCGACCTTGATGCCCGGGACGTCGGTCGGCGCCGGCAGGTAGTCGATCACGCCGTCCAGCAGCGGCTGCACGCCCTTGTTCTTGAAGGCCGAGCCGCAGAACACGGGGCGGAAGGTGCCGTCGATCGTGCCGCGCTTGATGCAGCGCTTCAGCGTCTCGACCGAGACGTCACCCTTCTCGAAGTATTCCTCCATCGCCTCGTTGTCCACCGACACGGCGGTGTCCAGCAGGGTCTGGCGGTACTCGGCCGCCTTCTCCTTCAGGTCGTCGGGGATCTCTTCCTCGTGGTACTTCGCGCCCAGCTCGTCGCCCTGCCAGATCAGCGCCTTCATCTCGACCAGGTCGACGACGCCCTTCAGGGTGTCCTCGATGCCGATCGGCAGCTGCAGCGCCACCCAGTTGATGCCCAGCTTCTCGGTCAGCGTGTCCGCGGCGCGGTAGAAGTCGGCGCCCGTGCGGTCCAGCTTGTTGATGAAGATGATGCGGGGAACGTTGTAGCGGTCGGCCAGGCGCCAGTTGGTTTCGGACTGCGGCTGCACGCCGGCCACGCCCTCGATGATGAACACGGCGCCGTCGAGCACGCGCAGCGAGCGGTTCACCTCGATGTTGAAGTCGATGTGGCCCGGGGTGTCGATGACGTTGATCCGGTGGTCCTTCCACTCGGCCGTCACGGCGGCGGAGGTGATCGTGATGCCACGCTCACGCTCCTGCTCCATGTAGTCCGTCGTGGTGTTGCCCTCGTGGACCTCACCGATCTTGTGGGACTTGCCGGTGTAGTAAAGGATCCGCTCGGTGGTCGTGGTCTTGCCGGCGTCGATGTGCGCGGTGATGCCGATATTGCGGATGCGGTCGAGGGGGGTGCGCGCCACGGGGGGCCTCCATACGCGTCGCGGCGCCAGCCGCGCTTGAATCATGATTTGGGCGGGCGGCGGATCGTCTTTCCGCCGGCCTGCCCCGAGCTTCGCTAGCCTGGTCGCCGCGACCGGAGCATCCGACCGCCCTGGGGCGGGGATACGGGCCAGGCTTGAACGTTGCCTGACGCCGCCGATGCCGGAACAATCGCCGCGGCCCGTTGGCTCCGGAAACCCGTGAAGCGAGTCCGCCGCAAGCCGGCCGTTGCGGGCGGCAGATGCACCGGATTGCCTTTCAATGCAAGCAATAACCCAGCGCGGACCCCGCTTGCAGGGCAGCCGGACCGTGCATGGACGCAAGGTTGCGGTTTCTTTCCACCCGCTGGCCGCCGCTATGGCGCATACTCGGCGGATGGACCAGCGCAGCCTGATCGCCGCCATCCGCTTCGGCCTGGGCCCCCGGCCGGACCAGCCCCTGCCGGGCGACGTCCCCGCCTGGCTGAAGGCGCAGATCCGCTCCCCGGAAACCGACCTCGCCCTGCCGGAGGGCTGGGAGCGCCCGCCCACGGTGGCCGACGGGCTCGACCTCCGGCGGCAGGACGAGCTGGCCCCGGTGGAGGCGGGCAAACCATCCCGGCAAGTGGTGCTGAACGGCGCCGAGGCGCAGGCCCTGATCCGCAATGCCGTCACGACCCAGACCCCCTTCCGGGAGCGGCTGGTGTTGTTTTGGGCCAACCACCTGACGGTCAGCACGCGCGAGGGTGCCGTGCGGGCTTTGGTCGGCGACTTCGTCCGCAGCGCGATCCGCCCGCATGTGGGCGGACGGTTCGAGGACATGCTGGTTGGCTCGACCCATCATCCCGCGATGCTGTTCTACCTCAACCAGAACGCCTCGGTCGGGCCCGGCAGCCGGATCGGCCTTCGGCAAGGGCGGGGCCTGAACGAGAATCTCGCGCGCGAGGTGATGGAGCTGCATTCGCTTTCGCCCGCCGCCGGCTACAGCCAGGAGGACGTGACCGAATTCGCCCGCCTGCTGACCGGATTGACGGTGGAGCGGCTTCGCGAGCCACTGGGCAGCCGGTTCCAGCCCGACGCGCACGAACCGGGCCCCAGGACCATCCTGGGCCAGCGGTTCGAGGAAGGCCCCGGGCAGGTGGACACGGCCCTCCGGTGGCTGGCCAACCACGAGGCGACGCACCGGCACCTGGCCGTGAAGCTGGCCCGGCATTTCGTGGCGGACGATCCAGGCCCTGGCACCGTCGAATATCTGTTCGGCGTCCTGCGGGATACGCGCGGCGACCTCGGTGCCGTGGCGGAAGCCCTGGTGGATCTGCCGGAAGCCTGGCAGGCGCCGCTGAGCAAGCTGCGCAGCCCACAGGATTTCATGATCGCCAGCTATCGGCTGCTGAACGGCGGCGCGGATGCCGCGCAGGTGGTGGCGGGCGGGATGCGGAGCCTCGGCCAGGATATCTGGTCGGCCCCCGCCCCCATCGGCTGGCCCGACACGGCGGAAGGGTGGGTCAGCGCCGAAGGCATGATCCAGCGCATGGAAGTCGCCTACAATGTCGCTGGCCGGCACAGTCGGCTGGACCCCAACGACCTGCTGGACGCCGCCCTGGGCCCGCTGGCCCGTCATGAAACGGTGCAGGCGGTGCGTCGTGCCGGTTCCACCCGGGACGGCCTGACCCTGCTGCTTGCCAGCCCGGAGTTCCAACGCCGATGAACGCCAACACGCACCTGCCCCGGATCGGCCGCCGGGGCCTGTTGCTGGGCCTGTCCGCCGTCGCCTTCGCGGGGCAGGCCCGGCTGGCCGTGGCCGCCGGCACCATGGCCACGCCGCGGCCCGACGCCCGGCTGGTGGTCGTGCTGCTGCGCGGCGCCATGGATGGGCTGGCGGTGGTGCAGCCCTACGGTGACCCGGATTTCCGCGCGCTCCGCGGGCCTTTGGCCCTGCCCGATCCCGGGCAGGAAGGCGGCCTGTTGGACCTGGGTGGGTTCTTTGGCCTGCATCCGGCGCTCAGCCGGCTGCACGGCCTGTTCCGTAGCGATCAGGCTTTGATGCTGCAGGCCGTGGCGGGTCCCTATCGGAGCCGCAGCCACTTCGATGCCCAGGACATGCTGGAAAGCGGTGCCGAATTCAGGCTCAGCTCCGGCTGGTTGAACCGGGCGCTGCAGGCCATGCCAGCCCGTCCGGACAATGGCGCCGCACGCCTCGGGCTGGCGGTGGGGCTGGACATGCCCTTGCTGCTGCGGGGGCAGGCGCCTGTCGGCATGTATGCGGCGCCACGGGGCGCCCGTCCCGATCCCGACCTCTACGCCCGCTTCCATGACCTGACCCATGACGACCCGCTGATCGGCCCCGCCGTGCAGGAAGGACTACGGGCGCGTGGCTTCGCCTCGGACCGGCTGGACGATGGCATGCGCAAGGCGGGCGGCGGGTTTCCCGCCCTGTGCGGCATTGCCGGCAAGCTGCTGGCGGACCCTGATGGCCCCAGGGTGGCCGCGCTGGATATCGGCGGCTGGGACACCCACCAGGCGCAGGCCGGCCGGCTGGCCGTGCCGCTGCAGCGGCTGGACGAAGGCCTGGGCGCATTGAAGGCGCAGCTGGGAACGGCCTGGGATCAGACGGCCGTGCTGATCGTCACGGAGTTCGGCCGCACTGTCCGGATCAACGGCAGCATGGGCACCGATCACGGGACCGGCGGCGCCGCCTTTCTGGTTGGCGGCGCGGTGGCCGGGGGCAAGGTGATGACCGACTGGCCCGGCCTCGGCACCGGCAAGCTGTTCGAGAACCGGGACCTGCAGCCGACGGCGGACCTGCGCGAGGTCGCCAAGGGAGTGCTGCGGGACCACCTGGGCCTGCCCCCGCATGCCCTGGAAGCGGCCTTCCCAGGCAGCCTGGGCGTGCCGCCCCGAGGCGGGCTGCTAACGGCCTGAACGGACGCCAGGCTAGTCGTCGCGGTGCACACGCTCCATGCGTTCGTGGCGTTCCTGCGCTTCGATCGACATGGTCGCGATGGGGCGGGCTTCCAGGCGGCGCAGGCCGATCGGCTCGCCCGATTCCTCGCAAAAGCCGTAGCTGCCGTTGGCGATCCGCTCCAGGGCCTGGTCGATCTTGGAGATCAGCTTGCGCGCACGGTCGCGGGTGCGAAGCTCCAGCGCCCGGTCGGTCTCGACGCTGGCACGGTCGGTCAGGTCTGCTTCGGCAATGCCACCCTTGCTCAGGCTGGCCAGCGTATCCCCCGCTTCCCGCAGCAGGTCCTGCCGCCAGCGCAGCAGCTTCTGGCGGAAATACGCCTGCTGCAGGGGGTTCATGAACTCCTCGGTTTCCGAGGGCCGGTAGTCAGGCGGCAACGTGATCAGCATCGAACTTGATCCCCAGACCATGGGAAGAGCCGCCTGGTCGGCGAGCCCCATCCATGGGCGGGCGGAACATAACGTCGGGTCGTGGGCAACGCAAACGGGAGTTATTCCGTAATCACGGCGTCTTCGGACCAGTAAAAACCGCCGGTGCGCAATGTGATTGCAAACTGGTTACCAGAACAGCATGACCGGGGTGGATCGGCGGTCAAAAGCGCGCCAGCGCCGCACCCCAGGTGAGGCCGCCGCCGATGGCTTCCATCAGCACCAGCTCGCCAGGCTGGATGCGGCCGTCGCGCGTCGCCTCCGCCAAAGCCAGGGGGATGGAAGCGGCCGAGGTGTTGGCGTGACGATCCACCGTCATGACCACCCGCTCCGCCGGCAGGTTCAGCTTGCGGCCCATGGCGTCGATGATGCGGCGGTTGGCCTGGTGCGGCACCAGCCACGACACTTCCGACTTGTCCAATCCGTTGGCCGCCAACGCCTCATCCACCACGGCGGCGAGCTTGGTCACCGCATGACGGAACACCTCGCGCCCCGTCATCCGCACAACCTGGGCGGCCGGATCGACGCTGAGCAGGTCACCCTGGGTGCCATCGGCATGCAAATGGCAGGACAGGATGCCCCGGCCCTCGGATGCCGGCACGGCGCGCAGCACCACCGCCCCCGCGCCGTCGCCGAACAGCACGCAGGTGCCGCGGTCGGTCCAGTCCAGGATGCGGGTGAAGACCTCGGCCCCGATGACCAGGGCACAGCGCGCCTGCCCCGTGCGGATCATCGCATCGGCGACGGACAAAGCGTAGACGAAGCCGGTGCAGGCGGCGGAGATGTCAAAGGCGAAGCCGCGGGTCACCCCAAGCTTGGCCTGCACCCGCGCGGCCGTGGACGGAAAGGCCGAATCCGGCGTGGCCGTCGCGACGATGATCGCATCGATTTCGGCGGCATCCACGCCGGCGCGGGTCAGGGCCTCGCGGGCCGCCTCGGCCCCCAGGTCGCTCGCCAGCTGGTTTGGCGCGGCGATATGCCGGTGGCGGATGCCCGTGCGCTCGACGATCCACTCGTCCGAAGTGTCGAGATTGAAGCGGGCCGCCAGGGCCGCGTTGTCCAGCCGCTCTTCCGGCAGGTAGCCGCCGGTGCCGATGATGGCCGCGCGAAGGTCCGGTCCGGAGGGAGGCATCGATCAGTGTCCGTGCTACAGCATCAGCGGGGGAACGTCCGGGCGACGTCCCGGGGTCACTCTGCGGTCAGGCTGGCCGCGTCGCGCTTGCGGGACGGCATGGCGGCCAGCCCTTCCCGGATGCGGTCATTGACCCGATGGGTCACCATGTCCATGGCGACATCCATGGCATGCGCGAAGCCCAGGGCGTCCGTGCCGCCATGGCTCTTCACCACCAGCCCGTTCAGGCCGATCAGCACCGCACCGTTGTAGCGCCGCGGGTCCATCCATTCGCGCAGCCGGTCCAGCGCGGGCTTGGCCAGCAGGTATCCCAGCTTGGCCGCCAGGGAGGAAGTGAAGACCTGCTTCAACAGGCCGCCCACCAGCTTCAAGGCGCCCTCACCCGTCTTCAACGCGACATTGCCGGTGAAGCCGTCCGTCACGACAACATCCACGGTGCCGGAGGTGATGTCGTGGCCCTCGATGAAGCCATGGAAGTTGGCAGCCAGAGGCGAGGTACGCAGCATGTCGGCCGCGAGGCGGACCCGCTCGTCGCCCTTCAGCTCCTCGCTGCCCACGTTCATCAGGCCGATGGTGGGGTTGGGCAGGCCCAGCACGGCGCGGGCGAAGGCATCGCCCATCACCGCGAACTCGACGAGGTTGCGGGCGTCGCAAACGATATTGGCGCCAAGATCCAGCAGCACGACGTCGCCACGCGCCGAAGGGCCGACAGCCGCCAGGGCGGGCCGGTCAATCTCGGGCAGGGTCTTCACCACGATCTTGCCGAGTGCCATCAGGGCACCCGTGTTGCCGGCCGACACCACGCCGGCTGCCTCGCCGGCCGCCACGGCATCGATGGCCACGCGCATGGAGGACGTCCGCATCCGCAGCGCGGCGGTCGGCTTCATGTCGCCGGACACGACATCCGGCGCATGGCGGATGGTGCAGGCCTTGCTGGCGCGCTTGTGCTTGGCCAGCAACGGCGCGAGCCGGGCTTCGTCGCCCACCAGCAGGAACCGCGCCTCAGGATGCCGCTCGGCAGCCAGCTCCA includes the following:
- the dksA gene encoding RNA polymerase-binding protein DksA; translation: MITLPPDYRPSETEEFMNPLQQAYFRQKLLRWRQDLLREAGDTLASLSKGGIAEADLTDRASVETDRALELRTRDRARKLISKIDQALERIANGSYGFCEESGEPIGLRRLEARPIATMSIEAQERHERMERVHRDD
- the plsX gene encoding phosphate acyltransferase PlsX, yielding MAIDAMGGDHAPESVLDGMELAAERHPEARFLLVGDEARLAPLLAKHKRASKACTIRHAPDVVSGDMKPTAALRMRTSSMRVAIDAVAAGEAAGVVSAGNTGALMALGKIVVKTLPEIDRPALAAVGPSARGDVVLLDLGANIVCDARNLVEFAVMGDAFARAVLGLPNPTIGLMNVGSEELKGDERVRLAADMLRTSPLAANFHGFIEGHDITSGTVDVVVTDGFTGNVALKTGEGALKLVGGLLKQVFTSSLAAKLGYLLAKPALDRLREWMDPRRYNGAVLIGLNGLVVKSHGGTDALGFAHAMDVAMDMVTHRVNDRIREGLAAMPSRKRDAASLTAE
- a CDS encoding beta-ketoacyl-ACP synthase III, which codes for MPPSGPDLRAAIIGTGGYLPEERLDNAALAARFNLDTSDEWIVERTGIRHRHIAAPNQLASDLGAEAAREALTRAGVDAAEIDAIIVATATPDSAFPSTAARVQAKLGVTRGFAFDISAACTGFVYALSVADAMIRTGQARCALVIGAEVFTRILDWTDRGTCVLFGDGAGAVVLRAVPASEGRGILSCHLHADGTQGDLLSVDPAAQVVRMTGREVFRHAVTKLAAVVDEALAANGLDKSEVSWLVPHQANRRIIDAMGRKLNLPAERVVMTVDRHANTSAASIPLALAEATRDGRIQPGELVLMEAIGGGLTWGAALARF
- a CDS encoding DUF1501 domain-containing protein; the protein is MNANTHLPRIGRRGLLLGLSAVAFAGQARLAVAAGTMATPRPDARLVVVLLRGAMDGLAVVQPYGDPDFRALRGPLALPDPGQEGGLLDLGGFFGLHPALSRLHGLFRSDQALMLQAVAGPYRSRSHFDAQDMLESGAEFRLSSGWLNRALQAMPARPDNGAARLGLAVGLDMPLLLRGQAPVGMYAAPRGARPDPDLYARFHDLTHDDPLIGPAVQEGLRARGFASDRLDDGMRKAGGGFPALCGIAGKLLADPDGPRVAALDIGGWDTHQAQAGRLAVPLQRLDEGLGALKAQLGTAWDQTAVLIVTEFGRTVRINGSMGTDHGTGGAAFLVGGAVAGGKVMTDWPGLGTGKLFENRDLQPTADLREVAKGVLRDHLGLPPHALEAAFPGSLGVPPRGGLLTA
- a CDS encoding DUF1800 domain-containing protein, which encodes MDQRSLIAAIRFGLGPRPDQPLPGDVPAWLKAQIRSPETDLALPEGWERPPTVADGLDLRRQDELAPVEAGKPSRQVVLNGAEAQALIRNAVTTQTPFRERLVLFWANHLTVSTREGAVRALVGDFVRSAIRPHVGGRFEDMLVGSTHHPAMLFYLNQNASVGPGSRIGLRQGRGLNENLAREVMELHSLSPAAGYSQEDVTEFARLLTGLTVERLREPLGSRFQPDAHEPGPRTILGQRFEEGPGQVDTALRWLANHEATHRHLAVKLARHFVADDPGPGTVEYLFGVLRDTRGDLGAVAEALVDLPEAWQAPLSKLRSPQDFMIASYRLLNGGADAAQVVAGGMRSLGQDIWSAPAPIGWPDTAEGWVSAEGMIQRMEVAYNVAGRHSRLDPNDLLDAALGPLARHETVQAVRRAGSTRDGLTLLLASPEFQRR